Proteins from one Scyliorhinus canicula chromosome 24, sScyCan1.1, whole genome shotgun sequence genomic window:
- the LOC119956850 gene encoding hydroxylysine kinase-like: protein MSTVEKPTLNEDQVVELVKRLYGLRVSSVQPMPSYIDQNFHVLVSESQETGDHSKSYVFKVMNSVDSQDTDLIEAQTRAMMFLNEKGFPSPIPIPTTDGRIMSLESIERGNECTQNMIRMLTYLPGVPFAKLTLDHRTFYRIGRTFAQMDKALHEGFRHPTAKCLHREGFRWDLSNLHLVEQYLCELKEGDTHSIVRQVVQEFKEKILPNLSHFRKGIIHGDCNENNILLEPMEGRRGPTHPHPEFRISAILDFGDMNYGCFVHELAISITYLTIMDSDPIGVGGHVIAGFESVIPLSEQERGSLFLLVLCRLSQSLLIAGHSVLLDPENEDYIMTSVRKGWRCLHQLWDLGKEAVEKIWFDTASSYQR, encoded by the exons ATGTCCACCGTGGAGAAACCCACGCTGAATGAAGACCAGGTTGTTGAGTTGGTCAAGCGGTTGTACGGTCTGAGGGTCTCCAGTGTCCAACCAATGCCCAGTTACATTGATCAGAACTTCCACGTCCTGGTGTCTGAGAGCCAGGAGACTGGAGATCACAGTAAGAGCTATGTCTTCAAAGTGATGAACAGCGTTGATAGCCAAGATACCGATTTGATTGAAGCACAAACACGAGCCATGATGTTTTTGAACGAGAAAGGGTTTCCTTCGCCCATTCCAATCCCAACCACTGATGGCAGGATTATGTCATTGGAAAGTATTG AACGAGGGAATGAATGTACACAAAACATGATCAGGATGCTGACATACCTGCCCGGTGTCCCCTTCGCCAAACTCACTTTGGATCATCGGACTTTCTACAGGATAGGTAGAACTTTTGCCCAGATGGACAAAGCCCTTCATGAG GGCTTCCGGCACCCAACCGCAAAGTGCTTGCATCGCGAAGGATTCAGGTGGGATCTTTCAAACCTGCACCTGGTGGAACAGTACCTGTGTGAATTGAAGGAGGGCGATACACATTCAATTGTCCGGCAAGTTGTTCAAGAGTTCAAGGAAAAGATTCTCCCCAACCTGAGCCACTTTCGCAAAG GCATTATTCATGGAGATTGCAACGAAAACAACATCCTGCTGGAACCCATGGAGGGGAGACGCGGCCCGACTCACCCACACCCGGAATTCCGGATTTCTGCTATCCTGGACTTTGGCGACATGAACTACGGCTGCTTTGTCCACGAACTGGCTATAAGCATCACGTATCTGACGATTATGGACAGCGACCCCATCGGCGTGGGGGGCCACGTTATTGCCGGTTTCGAGAGCGTGATCCCACTGTCGGAGCAGGAGAGAGGCTCCCTCTTTCTGCTGGTGCTGTGCAGGCTTTCCCAGTCGCTGCTTATTGCCGGGCACAGTGTCCTGCTCGATCCAGAGAACGAAGACTACATCATGACCTCAGTGAGGAAAGGCTGGAGGTGCCTGCACCAGCTGTGGGATCTGGGTAAAGAGGCAGTGGAAAAGATCTGGTTTGATACAGCCAGCTCCTATcagagatag